Below is a genomic region from Rhizobium sp. 9140.
ATCTCGCAGGCGAGTTCAAGAAGGACCAGGGCATCGACCTGAAGAACGACAAGCTCGCTCTTCAGCGCCTCAAGGAAGCGGCCGAAAAGGCCAAGATCGAGCTGTCCTCCTCGCAGCAGACGGAAATCAACCTGCCGTTCATCACGGCGGATGCTTCCGGCCCGAAGCACCTGACGCTGAAGCTGACGCGCGCGAAGTTCGAAGCGCTCGTGGACGACCTCGTCCAGCGCACGATCGCGCCCTGCAAGGCGGCGCTGAAGGATGCCGGCGTTTCGGCTTCCGAAATCGATGAAGTCGTGCTCGTCGGCGGCATGAGCCGCATGCCGAAGGTGCAGGAAGTCGTCAAGCAGCTGTTCGGCAAGGAGCCGCACAAGGGCGTCAACCCGGATGAAGTCGTCGCACTCGGCGCCGCCATCCAGGCCGGCGTTCTCCAGGGCGACGTCAAGGACGTTCTGCTCCTCGACGTGACCCCGCTGTCGCTCGGCATCGAAACGCTCGGTGGCGTCTTCACCCGTCTGATCGAACGCAACACGACGATCCCGACGAAGAAGAGCCAGACCTTCTCGACCGCGGAAGACAGCCAGTCGGCCGTCACCATCCGCGTCAGCCAGGGCGAGCGCGAAATGGCGCAGGACAACAAGCTGCTCGGCCAGTTCGACCTCGTCGGCATTCCCCCGGCACCGCGCGGCATTCCGCAGATCGAAGTCACCTTCGACATCGATGCCAACGGTATCGTCAACGTCTCGGCCAAGGACAAGGGCACCGGCAAGGAGCACCAGATCCGCATTCAGGCATCGGGCGGGCTGTCGGACGCCGATATCGAGAAGATGGTCAAGGACGCGGAGGCCAATGCCGAGAACGACAAGAAACGTCGTGACGGCGTCGAGGCGAAGAACCAGGCCGAAAGCCTGATCCATTCGTCCGAGAAGTCGCTGAAGGAATATGGCGACAAGGTCACCGAAGCCGACCGCACTGCCATCTCCGACGCGATTGCCGCGCTGAAGACATCGGTCGAGGCTTCCGAGCCGGACGCCGAGGACATCAAGGCGAAGACGCAGACGCTTCTGGAAGCTTCCATGAAGCTCGGTCAGGCGATGTATGAGTCGCAGCAGACCGATGCGGCAAACGCAGACGCCGCAGCGGACGCTGCCCGCGACAACGTCGTCGATGCCGACTACGAAGACGTCAGCGACGAAGACGATCGCAAGAAGTCTGCGTAAGGCGTGAAGGCCTGACGCCATCGAAAAGGCCCGGAGCAACCGTTCCGGGCCTTTTTTTGGTAGATTGCCGAAAAATGCGACAGGCTTGTCAGTTTGCCTTCTTTTCGTCGAAAAAGCCGAAACCCGTGCGGATTCGCTATGGTATCGGCGTGCGGGATTTCCTAAATCCTTATCAACGAAATTCGGCTCAATGAAATCTGGCGACGACCGACGGCCGGTCCTGTCGCCGCGGTTCAACGGGATATGCGCGACCACATGAAACGTGATCTTTACGAAACACTCGGTGTTGCGAAAACAGCCGACGAGAAGGAGCTGAAAAGCGCCTTCCGCAAGCTGGCGATGAAATACCACCCGGACAAGAATCCGGGCGATGCGGAATCGGAAAAGACCTTCAAAGAGATCAACCAGGCCTATGAGACGCTGAAGGACCCGCAGAAGCGGGCCGCCTACGACCGTTACGGCCACGCCGCCTTCGAACAGGGCGGCATGGGTGGCGGCGGCGGTGCCGGCATGGGCGGTGGCGCCGCGGGCTTCTCCGATATCTTCGAGGACATTTTCGGCGAGATGATGGGCGGCGGACGCCAGCGCCAGCGCTCGTCTGGCGGGCGCGAGCGCGGCGCCGATCTCCGCTACAACATGGAGATCACGCTGGAGGAGGCCTATGCCGGCAAGACCGCGCAGATCCGCGTCCCCACCTCGATCACCTGCGACGTCTGTTCCGGATCGGGCGCCAAGCCCGGCACGAAGCCGACGACCTGCGGCACCTGCCAGGGCTCCGGCCGGGTGCGCGCGGCGCAAGGCTTCTTTTCCATCGAGCGGACCTGCCCAACCTGCCAGGGTCGCGGCACCATCATTCCCGATCCCTGCACCAAGTGCCACGGCCAGGGCCGTATCACCGAAGAGCGCTCGCTGTCCGTTAACATCCCCGCTGGTATCGAGGACGGCACCCGCATCCGCCTGTCGGGCGAGGGCGAGGCCGGTCTTCGCGGCGGTCCTTCGGGCGATCTCTACATCTTCCTCTCGGTCAAGCCGCATGAGTTCTACCAGCGCGACGGCGCCGACCTCTATTGCAGCGTGCCGATCTCCATGACGACGGCGACGCTCGGCGGCAAGTTCGACGTGCAGACGCTCGACGGCACCAAGTCGCGCGTCACGGTTCCCGAGGGAACGCAGGCGGGCAAGCAGTTCCGCCTGAAGGGCAAGGGCATGCCGGTGCTGCGCTCGACGCAGGTGGGCGATCTCTACATCCAGATCGGCATCGAAACGCCGCAGAAGCTGACCAAGCGCCAGCGCGAACTGCTGGAGGAATTCGCCGAGATTTCCTCGAAGGACAACAACCCGGAATCCGCCGGCTTCTTCGCCCGGATGAAGGAATTCTTCGAGGGCTGATCGCCGCGATCCGCATCGACAAGGCCGGAAGCAGGAATGTTTCCGGCCTTTTTCATGAGAGCAGAATCATTGCCATGCCTGCGAACCGCTCCATCTCTTGAACCTCGACACGATGATCGATGCGTCAGACGAGAGGATGTCCGCCATGACCTATGCGCTTTACTACTGGGACGGTCTGCCCGGTCGCGGCGAGTTCGTGCGGCTGGCGCTGGAGCAGGCGGGGGCCGACTATATCGATGTCGCCCGCGGCCAAGACGGTACCGACCGGATGCTGGAGATCCTGGAGGATAACAGGGGGGATGCGCCGTTCGCGCCGCCATTCCTGAAGGACGGCGACCGGATCGTCTCGCAGACGGCCAATATTCTCTTCTATCTCGGACCGCGTCTCGGCCTTGCGCCGGCAGACGAATACGAGCGTCATCGCCTGAATGGCTTGCAGATGACGATGGCCGACATGGTGGCAGAGACGCACGACACCCATCATCCCGTGGCGACGGGGCTCTATTACGAGGACCAGAAGCCGGAAGCGACACGCCGCGCCGCCGATTTTCGCACGGCGCGCATTCCGAAATTCCTCGATTACTTCGAGCGGGTGCTCTCCACAAATCCCGAGGGGCCGACGCATCTCGTCGGCAAGGCTCTGACTTATGGCGACCTCTCGCTCCACCATCTGCTCGAGGGCCTGCGCTACGCCTTCCCGAAAGCCATGAAGGCCTATGGCAACCGCTGGCCGCATCTCGATGCGGTGCGCACCCATGTGGCAAGCCTGCCCAACATCGCCGCCTATCGCGCGTCCGACCGCCGCATCCCTTTCAACGAGTCCGGCATCTTCCGCCATTACCCCGAGCTCGACGGCATCGAGACAGGCGACGAGGATTGATGGACCAGACGATGCTTGTCAGGCATCGCAAGAGGGCTTAGAGCCGGACGGCATGCCGCAAAAAGTTTCCCTGTCCCGTCTGAAGCTCGGCGATTTCCGCAATTATGCGGCGCTTTCGCTCGATCTCGACGCGCGTCATGTCGTGCTCACGGGGGAGAACGGCGCGGGCAAGACCAATCTCATGGAGGCGGTCTCCTTCCTCTCGCCGGGGCGGGGTCTGCGGCGCGCGGCCTACGCCGATGTGCCGCGTCTCGGCGCGGAGGCCGGGTTCTCGATCTTCGCCGCCATCGAGGGCATGCAGGGCGATGTCGAGATTGGCACCGGGACGTTCGGGACCGAGGAGGGGCAGGCGCGGCGCCTGCGTCTCAACGGCACCAATGCGAAGGCCATCGACGAGCTTCTCGACCATCTGCGCGTGCTCTGGCTGACGCCGGCCATGGACGGGCTGTTCACGGGGGCGTCCGGCGACCGGCGGCGTTTCCTCGACCGGCTCGTCCTCTCGCTCGATCCCGAGCACGGACGACGGGCAACCGATTTCGAGCGCGCCATGCGCAGCCGCAACAAGCTGCTGTCCGAGCCCGGTGCCGATCCGGTCTGGCTGACCGGGCTGGAGCGCCAGCTGGCCGAACTCGGCATCGCCATGGCGCTCGCCCGCAACGAAATGCTCGGGCTTCTGGCAGCGCTGATCGATCGCAGCCCGGACGACGGCAGGTTTCCAAAGGCGGATCTCGCACTGTCGGGCTTTCTCGATGGCGAATGGCACCGCCCGGCCTTCGATCTGGAGGAGGATTATCTGGAGCGCCTGCGCACCGGCCGCTGGCGCGACGGGGCGGCGGGGCGCACGCTCGAAGGTCCGCACCGCAGCGATCTCCTGATCCGCCATCGGGCGAAGAATATCGAGGCCGAACGCTGCTCGACGGGGGAACAGAAGGCGCTGCTCGTCGGCCTGGTGCTGGCGCATGCGCGGCTGGTGGCCGACCTCACCGGCCACGCGCCGGTGCTGCTGCTGGATGAAATCGCCGCGCATCTCGATGCCGGACGCCGGGCGGCGCTGTTCGATATCGTCGACGATCTCGGCGGGCAGGCCTTCATGACCGGCACCGACCGGGCTATGTTTTCGGCGCTCGGCGACCGCGCGCAGTTCCTGACGGTTGCCAACGGGCAGGTTTTCGAGTGAGTGTCGGGGCATGGCCGAAACACTGACACCCCAGGAAATTGACCGCTATTCCCGCCACATCCTGCTGCCGGAAATCGGCGGGCAGGGGCAGCAGGCGCTGAAAGCGGCGCGTGTGCTGGTGATCGGCGCGGGCGGCCTCGGCGCGCCTGTTATCCTCTATCTCGCGGCCGCCGGCATCGGCACGCTCGGGATCGTCGATGACGATGTTGTGTCGCTCTCCAACCTCCAGCGCCAGGTGGTGCACCAGACCGCAGCCATCGGCACGCGCAAGGTGGACAGCGCGCAAGGTGCAGTGGCGCGGCTGAACCCGCACGTGACCGTTTGCCCGCTGCCGTTCCGCCTCACGCGCGACACCGTTTCCGAAACGCTCGCCGGCTACGACATCGTGGTCGATGGCTCCGACAATTTCGATACGCGCTATCTGGTTGCGGAGGCGGCCGAGACCCGGCGCATCCCCCTCGTCACCGGCGCTGTCGGCCGTTTCGACGGCTCGCTGACGGTTCTCATGCCCTGGACGACAGACGCGTCGGGCCGGCAGGCGCCGCGCTACCGCGATCTCTTCCCCGAGCCGCCGCCGCCCGGTACGGTACCGTCCTGCGCGGAAGCGGGCATTATCGGCGCGCTGACTGGCGTCATCGGCACATTGCAGGCCATGGAAGTGGTCAAGCTGGTGACGGGCGCCGGAGACCCCCTCGTCGGCCGCCTGCTGCTCTACGACGCGCTGGCGGCCCGTTTCGACACCATCCGCTACAGGCGTCGCCATGCGGATCGTTGAGTGCGGGCCGGATATTAACGGCGGTCAGTTGCGCCCCGGCAGCACCCTGTCCGGCGGGCGGTGACCGTCGAAGAAGGTGCGGATGTTGATGATGACCTTCTCGCCCATGTCGACACGGCTTTCGAGCGTTGCCGAGCCCATATGCGGCAGCAGCACCACCTTGCCTTCGGAGGCAAGCTTGACGAGCTTCGGGTTGATCGCCGGCTCGTTCTCGTAGACGTCGAGCCCCGCGCCGGCGATACGGCCCTCCCGCAGGCACTTGATCAGCGCGGCCTCGTCCACGATGCCGCCGCGCGCGGTGTTCACGAGGTAGCTCGTGGGCTGCATCAGTTGCAGCCGGCGCGCCGAGAGCAGGTGATAGGTCGCGGGCGTCGAGGGGCAGTTGACCGAT
It encodes:
- the recF gene encoding DNA replication/repair protein RecF, with product MPQKVSLSRLKLGDFRNYAALSLDLDARHVVLTGENGAGKTNLMEAVSFLSPGRGLRRAAYADVPRLGAEAGFSIFAAIEGMQGDVEIGTGTFGTEEGQARRLRLNGTNAKAIDELLDHLRVLWLTPAMDGLFTGASGDRRRFLDRLVLSLDPEHGRRATDFERAMRSRNKLLSEPGADPVWLTGLERQLAELGIAMALARNEMLGLLAALIDRSPDDGRFPKADLALSGFLDGEWHRPAFDLEEDYLERLRTGRWRDGAAGRTLEGPHRSDLLIRHRAKNIEAERCSTGEQKALLVGLVLAHARLVADLTGHAPVLLLDEIAAHLDAGRRAALFDIVDDLGGQAFMTGTDRAMFSALGDRAQFLTVANGQVFE
- the dnaK gene encoding molecular chaperone DnaK; the encoded protein is MAKVIGIDLGTTNSCVAVMDGKDAKVIENAEGARTTPSMVAFSDDGERLVGQPAKRQAVTNPENTLFAVKRLIGRRYEDPTVTKDKALVPFEIVKGDNGDAWVKAGGKNQSPSQVSAMILQKMKETAESYLGEKVTQAVITVPAYFNDAQRQATKDAGRIAGLDVLRIINEPTAAALAYGLDKTEGKTIAVYDLGGGTFDVSVLEIGDGVFEVKSTNGDTFLGGEDFDMRLVEYLAGEFKKDQGIDLKNDKLALQRLKEAAEKAKIELSSSQQTEINLPFITADASGPKHLTLKLTRAKFEALVDDLVQRTIAPCKAALKDAGVSASEIDEVVLVGGMSRMPKVQEVVKQLFGKEPHKGVNPDEVVALGAAIQAGVLQGDVKDVLLLDVTPLSLGIETLGGVFTRLIERNTTIPTKKSQTFSTAEDSQSAVTIRVSQGEREMAQDNKLLGQFDLVGIPPAPRGIPQIEVTFDIDANGIVNVSAKDKGTGKEHQIRIQASGGLSDADIEKMVKDAEANAENDKKRRDGVEAKNQAESLIHSSEKSLKEYGDKVTEADRTAISDAIAALKTSVEASEPDAEDIKAKTQTLLEASMKLGQAMYESQQTDAANADAAADAARDNVVDADYEDVSDEDDRKKSA
- the moeB gene encoding molybdopterin-synthase adenylyltransferase MoeB, yielding MAETLTPQEIDRYSRHILLPEIGGQGQQALKAARVLVIGAGGLGAPVILYLAAAGIGTLGIVDDDVVSLSNLQRQVVHQTAAIGTRKVDSAQGAVARLNPHVTVCPLPFRLTRDTVSETLAGYDIVVDGSDNFDTRYLVAEAAETRRIPLVTGAVGRFDGSLTVLMPWTTDASGRQAPRYRDLFPEPPPPGTVPSCAEAGIIGALTGVIGTLQAMEVVKLVTGAGDPLVGRLLLYDALAARFDTIRYRRRHADR
- a CDS encoding glutathione S-transferase encodes the protein MTYALYYWDGLPGRGEFVRLALEQAGADYIDVARGQDGTDRMLEILEDNRGDAPFAPPFLKDGDRIVSQTANILFYLGPRLGLAPADEYERHRLNGLQMTMADMVAETHDTHHPVATGLYYEDQKPEATRRAADFRTARIPKFLDYFERVLSTNPEGPTHLVGKALTYGDLSLHHLLEGLRYAFPKAMKAYGNRWPHLDAVRTHVASLPNIAAYRASDRRIPFNESGIFRHYPELDGIETGDED
- the dnaJ gene encoding molecular chaperone DnaJ — translated: MKRDLYETLGVAKTADEKELKSAFRKLAMKYHPDKNPGDAESEKTFKEINQAYETLKDPQKRAAYDRYGHAAFEQGGMGGGGGAGMGGGAAGFSDIFEDIFGEMMGGGRQRQRSSGGRERGADLRYNMEITLEEAYAGKTAQIRVPTSITCDVCSGSGAKPGTKPTTCGTCQGSGRVRAAQGFFSIERTCPTCQGRGTIIPDPCTKCHGQGRITEERSLSVNIPAGIEDGTRIRLSGEGEAGLRGGPSGDLYIFLSVKPHEFYQRDGADLYCSVPISMTTATLGGKFDVQTLDGTKSRVTVPEGTQAGKQFRLKGKGMPVLRSTQVGDLYIQIGIETPQKLTKRQRELLEEFAEISSKDNNPESAGFFARMKEFFEG